A genomic stretch from Mya arenaria isolate MELC-2E11 chromosome 10, ASM2691426v1 includes:
- the LOC128204561 gene encoding C-type mannose receptor 2-like, with product MHHFGLEIVNNPSRSANTLNNQHNCDALRYVAVDDVCQLINIDVDGSSVWNSKDNVWKVTSTGQNIPKIFTTQSTSPIVTSSTFGAITTSILTTTSTSTSETATTVPLVTTTPPTETTTPAAATTPAGSTTAATTPTPATTTTVVGTTAPPTCARGWQQYEGSCYLWVEIMYEWKVAKNNCESMGANLTSAANAGEDAFVYSIMGSGIWTSGNDMATEGTFMWSPHEAFTYINWSNNEPGGGTMENCMSIKGNTGRWADFACSQLFTSMCKKAV from the exons atgcaccatttcggactagaaattgttaacaaCCCAAGCCGCTCCgccaacactttaaa CAACCAACACAACTGCGACGCGTTACGCTACGTTGCCGTTGATGACGTATGTCAGCTGATCAATATTGACGTTGATGGAAGTTCCGTGTGGAATTCGAAGGACAACGTTTGGAAAGTGACGTCAACG GGGCAAAACATTCCTAAAATATTCACCACACAATCTACGTCGCCGATTGTAACGTCATCAACGTTTGGGGCAATTACGACGTCAATATTGACCACTACTTCCACATCGACATCGGAAACTGCAACAACAGTGCCATTAGTTACAACTACACCACCAACAGAAACGACAACTCCAGCAGCAGCTACCACACCAGCAGGTTCCACGACAGCAgcaacaacaccaacaccagCAACAACGACAACAGTAGTTGGAACGACAGCACCACCAACGTGTGCAAGAGGATGGCAACAGTACGAGGGAAGCTGTTATTTATGGGTGGAAATTATGTACGAATGGAAAGTCGCAAAAAACAACTGCGAGTCAATGGGAGCTAATCTTACGTCGGCGGCGAATGCCGGTGAAGATGCATTCGTCTACAGCATAATGGGCTCCGGCATCTGGACGTCCGGAAACGACATGGCAACAGAGGGAACGTTCATGTGGTCGCCACACGAGGCTTTTACGTACATTAACTGGTCTAATAACGAGCCTGGTGGCGGGACTATGGAGAACTGTATGTCTATAAAGGGAAACACCGGTCGCTGGGCAGATTTTGCGTGCTCACAACTCTTCACTTCTATGTGTAAGAAGGCCGTTTAG